CGATCGAGTCCATTCGCCAAATCTTACCCTTGAGGGTCTCGGACTATTTTACCTCGTTCTTGTACTTGTTCAGGTATTATGTGTACAGATCCTAGTCCGCACGTAGATTTGCACCGCAGCCTGTAACAAAGAATGATTATTACTTTAAATTGCCTGCGAACATTCCTTTCCATATGCTACAACTGCATAGTAGTTGTTTCGACATGAACTTAAGATCGAAACTTGTTTATGCAGTGGAAAAATTAAAGCCATAGGAGATACACCACATCAACCTTGAAACTATTTTTTCcataattcatttaaaaaatgtgttttttacaataagttgttttaaaaatatatatttttttgattcgATTAGATTTGGAAATATCCGATCTTATCAACTGTTCCCCAAATTTAAATGCAAGAACGCCTGGACAATTATTATCATTAACATCGCATTTATCTTTTGGATCCGAAAAGAAATTGGATTGTGGAACTGGAACTTCAAACTTTATAAATACCATAAATAAACACAGTAAGTCTGAAAGAAGTGGAATATTTCATTTATTGTAATCCCTTACAAATGTTTCCAGATAATATAATGGAGTCATCAGATAGTGAAGCCGACACATCTTTAAATGATGCAGAAAAAACCAATGATAGCAAAATATCCGGCGTATCGCCATTCTTTTCAGCTGAAGAAATAAATGTATCAATAGCAGCGACGCATACTTGTAATTACAATAATGTGAGTGAACAAttcaaattaattatttttttggtatACGATAAAACAAATAATATATGACAGGTTGTAAATTCCTATAGCAAGGgtttcttagttttaagtattttgaaaaatgtatatTATAGTCTTGTAAAGTCATAAATTGTTTCTAGATGAGCATTATATGTAGCCCCtaatatcttctaaactaaattttttgttcTTAGGGGTCGATTGTGAATAACAATTCAATTTCAGTTGCGTTGCCAACgggcaaatttttaataaaaattttcatttctttattgaattgcatacttttttacaatttacttaGTAGCTAAATGTTCAAAACACTTATATTGACTGTACTTGACAACAATTTCCAAAgttatactaatttttatatcaaggGTTTATCTTGTGGTTACGCAACTGCAGTTGAGCTACAATCCCTAATCGACCCATTAAtgttattgttttcttttgcctatttttcaagttttattcaaaattatttCTGTTCTCTTATTTCTTTTCGATTTTCAGTTAATTGACAGCTCATCTTCATATCATACTTGCGCGTCTGTAGATATAACAAAATTCTCACCCCCACTGGAACGCGATGAATATGTCAGCGCAAGTAATATACCGGCACCAACACAAAAACATGTAGAGTTCGCCGATAATAACAACGCTTCAAGAGCATATTGCAATGTGAGTGAATTTTTTGATTATCATGATCAACTTTTTGTTAATCATGTTTTTGAACAAATGTGAATTAATTTTACTTTTAAGGGCTGCAAACATGACTTTGATAAAGAAAACATCTGTAACAAAAACTTAGCCAAAGTGGAAAATGCTGACGATACGTCATTTGAGTTTTCTATGATGCGCCGTCGTTCCATTGATGAGGTTTGTTTGCTGGTATTCTTGTAAATGTTTTCTGTTCTTCTTTTGTGTATATTATTGTGTAACGTCCTATTCTGAATACTATGCAAGGTGAAGTTTTATCTAGGTCTATGTCTACTGAACTTACGGTTAAAAATGTGAGGTTTGATGTcaatgacaagtaaaagcgtgctaagttcggcagggctgaACCTTGAATTCTGCTTAAAAAGTAATAATTCACTTTGTATTTGAAACACTCGAATTGGGTATTGATTGAGGCTTCtatagtctcaagaagtcatttcCGGGTTAAAGGGCCTTTatctttataaagggtgatttttttgaggttaggattttcatgcattagtatttgacagatcacgtgggatttcagacatggtgtcaaagagaaagatgctcagtatgctttgacatttcatcatgaatagacttactaacgagcaacgcttgcaaatcattgaattttattaccaaaatcagtgttcggttcgaaatgtgttcaaattttgacaaattttgttcagcgatgaggctcatttctggttgaatggctacgtaaataagcaaaattgccgcatttggagtgaagagcaaccagaagccgttcaagaactgcccatgcatcccgaaaaatgcactgtttggtgtggtttgtacgctggtggaatcattggaccgtattttttcaaagatgctgttggacgcaacgttacggtgaatgaacacatttcgaaccgaacactgattttggtaataaaattcaatgatttgcaagcgttgatcgttagtaagtctattcatgatgaaatgtcaaagcatactgagcatctttctctttgacaccatgtctgaaatcccacgtgatctgtcaaatactaatgcatgaaaatcctaacctcaaaaaaatcaccctttataaactgaTCGTCAGAGTGCTGGAGGTCATAAATGTACCTCACGCACCAAATTgccgccaaatcagatgaaaactcTAGGGAAccaggaagtcaaatccgtgGATCTGTTTTAATGGGagcaggttattcaccgatttggaccctgcTTGGCATGatcgttggaagtcgtaaccagGGCTACGGAGTAGACCGGAGTCGAGGTTTTGAGAGCGACCAGGGGTTGGACTCTAGGGTCCGCCTCCGCAGCCCTAGCCGTAACAGAAcaaaatgtggaaaatttcatctcaatcggacaataattgcagcTCCAGGGATATATTTCTATTATGACATTCTACTCACAATTCGTAGGTAGTTAAGGAGGAAGTTAATCCATTCGTTGAGAAAGTATATATGAGGAAATCCAAATCATAAATGATGATATTCGAACCTAGGCCTGTACATTAACAACATTTATTTCCATTTCGATAATCGTACTGATAAAGGATGACAATTTAGAATTAAGGGATCTTCGATGCTACCCCAGTGCTTTTacaacacacacgcacacacacacactttttaCATAATGTTTAAACGTTGTCTGCTATTCTGTTTGCTATTACGTCATGTGATGGGTAAAGTGTCATAAGTCTTATTTTTCCAATACAGGCTTTAACATTTACTTTTACTCTACTAATTTTTGCTAGTCCTTCCTACAATGtacttttttgtgtttttttatgtgTGATTTTAAACcctttgattttttatttcttctcgtattttaatttttttttctttttcgtgcAGCGTATTCGCTCTTCAAAGCCTCAGGAAGATTCTGGTGTATCAAGTCGCAAAAGTGATTATTCCAATTCAAATGTGAATATTGAAACTACAACTTCTTCGATTGATAAAGCTGAAAATATGTGCAATTCTAGAGATGATTACAGTTGTTCGGATTATTCTAAAAGGTAAGTTTATCGGTGTTATGAGTTAACCTCCTATTTTAACTACCTACATTAAGGCTAAAACATAATGAGCGCGTTGAGTCTCGCGTTGGAAAATGCACCTCTGCAattaaatcccacaaaagcaacgtgCAAAAGTAAAacgatttttaactttgacgccttAAAACACTACTTGGCCtttaaaggccaaaacagaataagcgcgttgtgctttgtttttgagcgtcgcgttgaaaaatgcaactctgcaaacaaataccacaaaagcaacgcgccAAAATTAACAATTGAActcgagcgtcattctgtgtggccacacgtgaagtagtgtttttggttgtcaaagttaaaaattggttAACGTTTGCATTttgcttttttaacatttgttagcagagttgcattttccaACGCGACGCTCTCtttaggccaaaacagaatgagcgcgttgagctttgtttttgagtggcgcgttgcaaaaatgcaactttgCACACAAATCGCAAACGCTTGAAAGTGAGCGTCGTTCAGTGCTGCCACATGATAGtgtttttagtcgtcaaagttaaaaatttgtttaaattctgcgtgttgattttttggcatttttttgcagagttgcatttttgacaCGACGTCCCTCGAcgtgctcattctgttttggccttttgAGTGGTgatcatattcgaaatctacaaCTAATTCTAAGACTTTTTTTACTAATAacgtatttttcatttaaatcgtaGTTAACCTACTTATAAATATATGACTTATTATTGCTAAAAGTATTTTTAAGTAGTACAAGTAGTGtagatttgttttcttttgaaatgaaaCTGTGATTCGAATACATTTTTAATCCAGGAAACATTATTCCTTactttgaaaatataaaaatactcatcatttatttattttgttttttcataacCAAAAACTAACACCGATACACTTCTTTTGTCCATCATAATGACTTTCTCATGGTTTCTCATCACACcacacatagcagctataacatAAATAACACAAACGAAATAAGCGGAATACGTATGCATTCGCCATTTCgaaatatttcaaggaatttTAAGCGGCCGGAACTTCAAAGGttaatatataaacaaaaacacgTTAACAGCATCAACTTGCAAAAGCTCTGAGGcgccaaagtttttttttctatttttcacaaatattccTTTTTATCACTCTCTTTCTCGACTATAGCTCTTTTCGCGGCTTGAAacgtaaaataaatttaattaatcgTTCGGAAAATAATTCCAGTTTGGATATAGATGGATGCATTGGATCTGCTAGCACTGGTTTGACACAGGAGATCGATATCTTGGACATTGGCTCAAGTACCCCGAAGAAACGTAAAGCCAAATCACCTATAAGGGGAGTATTAAAAGTACGCTCACTATCTGACGAGGATATGCCCCAGCACATACATGATAATGTGGCAAATGTTGTATTCTCAACTCCGGTCTCATCGCAGAAATTACCACGACGTGATGGTGGCTTATTGGGCAAATTGAAGGCAACACGTTTCGCTTTGCCCTTGTCCATTGAGACAAAGAAAATGGAACAATTGACGGAAAAAACGTCTGGTGTGCAATATTTAAAAATGGCCCATGATGATCCAACCATGTCCCCCATTAATTTAAATCCCAATACTTTGCCCAAAACACCGAAGAATATCAATACACCATTTAGGACACCCAAGTCGGTGAGAAGAGGTGGTGGTGGTAGACATTCAAGTGAAAGAATTTTGGGTACACCGGATTATTTGGCTCCAGAGTTACTCTTGAAGTATGTATGATTTTAGCATTTCTCTAGTTTATTAAGATTGTATAGTTATGTTGAAAAACTCCATCACCGTGTTCTGGGTAACTAATAAAGGGCTGCTCAAAAAGATTTTTATGATACCTACACATTGTCATGCTGTGTTAGGTTTTAGTAAATATGAAGATGTTCAAACGTGGGATACTGACTACTACTTAATACCCCATACGCGACtctacttggtagagaagttttaacatggcaaggtACCTATCAAATgtaaccagcattagtaagtgtggtctcgtcagctatgtgacacacagtggaataatattcaaatcCGTCAGAATGctgctcttcgaactgcgatgGGCTGTCACGTGCACCATCCCCATCAGGAATCAAAGATCCTAACCGTGCGAAGACATTTCTACATGCTTtccaataccttctgggctgttatcgcagagaccatccaagtcatcatcttgtggataggtatccaccgcctagaagccagccaaatcggataagaattgcgtcctctagtggctcaagaaatcaagatctcagatcggttaatatggtagctatatcaaaacatggagcgtatggcccatttacaatcccaaccgacctacactaataaaaagtatttgtggaaaatttcaagcggatagctttacgctttcgaaagttagcgtgctttcgacggacagacggacatggctggatcgacttaaaatatcatgacgatcaagaatatatatactttgtggcacagatatgtttttcgttctagagacgaagcctattgaaattggaaaaaattggttcagatttggatgtaggctacatttatatgttcgtccgatttacagaaataatgcaataaaatggtcatttgttaaacgaatatctcgaaatttggtaggaagcattttcttatgactctcgacataatTGGTGAatataatagaaatcggttcagatttagatatagctctcatataaatatatctgCTGATTTTTACtcctggagccactgcaagcgcatttattgaccaatcttcccaaaactttgtacaacgctttcctcgacgactttcacaatatttgcaagattttgtagcaatcggttcacatttagatatagaccccatatatatatgttcgttcgatttgcaataataatgcaataaaatagtcttttgttaaccgattttctcgaaattttgcaggaaggattttcttatgactactggtgaatttcatagaaatcagcccagatttagatatagctgtcatatatttatatcgccCGAATTTCACTTCTACAGCCACTGCAACCTCAttttttgatcaatcttgccaaaattttgcacaacgcttttctcgacgactaccacattatctaagaagtttggtcgaatcAGATATCGTttcagaatctgatatagctcccatatatatgttcctcagattttgggtaatttgcaataattttgtcatttgtcaaccgtagttattacagtttaaagatgtttgctcgaaatgtgatgcggattgtttaataaagcatctgaaaacatccggcgaggtccatcaaaattggttcagaattagatataggtcccactttgtacctatagggtaggtgaagggtattaCAAAATCGGCACCGgccgaattttgcctttccttactggtttctttttttaatttatgaaattttgaaagtttttatttttttatttaattttaaaacgatTTTATGGTGTTTATGATCaggaaaagtaaataaaattgtGCTGAGATTCTACCCTGTAGAAACATGAtgctataaatatttatttgtttttagacAAGGTCATGGTCCTGCTGTCGATTGGTGGGCATTGGGAGTTTGCTTCTATGAGTTCTTAACAGGCATACCGCCTTTTAATGATGAAAcgccccaaaaagtatttgacaACATTCTAAACAAAAGTAAGAATTTTAGttgaatttttgtgaaaatgtgaaaattttctaattccCTTTCGATTTCTGCAGATATTGAATGGCCCGAAGGGGATGAAGCATTATCACCCAGTGCTATGGAAGCTGTAGAACTCTTGCTTACAATGGATCCTACCGAAAGGCCGGCAGCTAAAGAGGTCCAACAAATGGAATTCTTTTCGTCTATAGATTGGGAGAATATGGAAAACGAGGAGCCACCGTTTGTGCCAACACCTGAAAATCCCACAGACACCGGTTACTTTGAGGCACGCAATAATTTACAACATTTGAAACtttcaaattttgcattagaGGACTAATGGTCATAAGTCCGCTAAAGAAGCTTGCCTAACGTTGGCCTTGGTGCACATAATCATCCTAGTTGTGAtaagtttaatgttttttttttatatttgttatacttttatttgtttatttaagcATTCTTCATTTAACCTGGAGCCAGGCTGCATCCGTAAATGATTAAAAACGTACATATATATAGCATAAATACATATTATAAACAATTTTCACATATTACATTACAACCATTACCATTACTTGCTGAAGAATTTCGTTACAGCCAACCCATTTAGCTCGACTTGAATTGGATCGTATTACGATTTTCGATGTTtcaacatatttttgtttttagtggttacatatgtgtgtgttttagtttttatatgtACATCTAACTCATCTATTCTTTTAGTGTTTTATTGATAATTTATattcatacatacacatattttttttttttatttaatttaatacaGTCATTTATGTATAACTTCTTAACTATTTTATATTTCTGTTATATTTTAACTTGAGAAGACATTTTCTACATTTAAAAGGCTTTCCTTACCCCCATCTGTAATTAATTCTCATATGTGTAAGGATATTTTTTCTCACACTTCTCCTAGATTAGATTTTAGTGGATTGTATAGAAACAACTTATAGTCACTTTTAAAATATTGGAAATATTAAAAACTATaacaagaaaaaataataattgacaAGTTATGTTTCATTTCGTTGATTAATTGGGAGCTTTCTCGACAGTCTTCTTCGGTATCATTTAGAAATATTGTACATTGATTAACAATCATCGAAACATTTTAATGGTTGTTTAAAGAAACGATAAATTTCAGATCTGTttgatatgtattgggttgcccaaaaagtaattgcggattttttaaaagaataaagaataaaacttagaatgaactttaatcaaatatactttttttacactttttttctaaagcaagctaaaagtaacagctgataactgacggaagaaagaaagcaattacagagtcacaagctgtgaaaaaatttgtcaacgccgactatatgaaaaatccgcaattactttttgggcaacccaatacttcttatttcaTTGGAAATTCTATGCCAGTTTTTATCTTTTGTCGTTTTATCGCTAATGGGTCAGTGGCATTTTAACTCAATGCCATAGATGGTTATATTGATTTACAATCTTATTTATTTAATGAGGTAGTAGAGTATGAGCTACCGGGCGGttacacaggttgcggatggcgGAATGCTCCATGCGTAGTAACTGTAATTGCAGTTGCGGACAgttagtgagaggccgggcagcaccgcctcttgcttaaatactgagtgcctatgatgctcgatttgcaaattttccttaatggaatgttcatgggtaaatttgaacAATTTCACAAATCTCAAAAATCGAATCggatttaattttaagctcaattataagggacctcctttttatagacacctctttggggagagtttttacatggcaaagtacctcacaaatgtcgcaggctttaagaggggataaccaccgctgaaaatgtttcagATGATGGtgctgccaggattcgaacccaggcgtttagcgttatAGGAGGACatactaacttctgcgctacggtggcctccgcttgATATGGTAAGGCGAATTttcggcgcctttaaataatcaatggccatcaCTTTCTCGCGGCCCggcaggttgttgttgtagccacattttcatgtgaatgtGGCGATCCTCCTCAAGCTCCTGCAGGTGAGCAAacccgttccggtccaaaggaccgatcgccgcaggaacagggTGTCCATCTCATATCTCTTAGATTTGTGCGAaactgaatttaatttttaaaaacgctcTACAGTCAAAATGTTATACTACCAACtcaaaataaatatatgttaGCACTAGCCTTACTCATGTTCCATATTTTATATGGCGTCGAAGTCTATACGGGATCAAATCGTTCTACCATCACCAAATTATAATCTTGTTTTCACAGTACTCTCCGGTTTGTTCATGGAAAAAGCTGTAGACATGACTTCCTTCATTTTACTAAGCAATCTCTTGGTTGAACACTTTTGAACACTAGATGCCTTTGTTCCACCTTTTGTGTCGATAGTCCTAGCCGCTATGATTTTACGGtgaaaacaatttcaatatAAGTGCCACTttaatttggaggccaccgaagcgcagaggttatcatgtccgcatatgacgctgaacgcctgggtccgaatcctggcgagaccatcagaaaaaatttttagcggtggttttcccctcctaatgctggcaacatttgtgaggtactatgccatgtaaaacttctctccaaagaggtgtcgcactgtggcacgccgttcggactcggctaaaaaaaggaggtcccttatcattgagcttaaacttaaaatcggactgcacttattgatatgtgagaagtttgcccctgttccttagtagaatgttcatgggcaaaatttgcatttgccactttgattttggCTGATAAATTCCGGGACAGCGAAGgacacttaaatttttttcgccAGACACAAATACCTTAAACAAATTAAGCATTTACTGCAAAAAATATGTAGGTTAGGCTGaatagagggtgcggatattaatcgccccatgccactacggacatactttaattggctatgacagaacatccGCTCCACTAGCCAGacctagaatagcgttccaagcgcctcgatctgctgcgctcattttataatctctgacaccaagtctcGAGGCGTCTTCCACCACCCGATCCATCCATAGGGCCCCTGGtcgttccggtttgcgtgtaccaccgcgtTTGTCCTCAAAAGCCGTCTTTGCCGGAGCCCTCCTATCCATTCCGACAacgtgacctagccaacgcagccgttgcacCATCATACGCGTCGTCATGCAGCTCACACAGCTCGTGGCCCACACGACGCCCGCATTCTCCATCAACGCACACTAGTTCATACATTTTGCAAGGACGCTTTCTCTCAAATCACCAAGCACCGCCTCATCCCCCTTAACAGGCACCCATGCCCCAGAACCACATAACAACACGGATAGTAATAGTGTCTTGTACAATGTAATccttgtctgtcgagaggtggccccGCCTCCCAACCGCCCACTTAATCCCCATCCCAAAACTGGCGTCACTCGCCTCGGCCACGGCGGTGTGGGCGACTGGTAATTGCAATCTGGTGTGTTCTGCGACTCACTTTCACTTTGTAACGTGACAAATTACATTTGCCCGTACATAGTTACTCTTCATCTCGCGCTACTTAAATTTACCGGCTATTTATGACTCGTTCTACCAATAGTACGTGCCTCCTGAATACTCGTTGCGCTCCCACGATTTTTTCTGTCGATACATAGCATTTGTTTGTTCTTCGGCTACTTCATTTCGTCAAACGAACTGCCTTTTATTTGTTCGACTACTCCCCGACTGCCTAACTACTGATACATcagacacacacatacacgATTTGTCTTTACTAGTATACCCATGACGACTCCGCCAATGAGTTGTGCCAACAATCAAAGTGGAGATCATTGAGTGTTGGCATGACATTGGgtgtttattttattctttgcaTTTTGTCCAATGCTGGTGATAATTCTTAATCAGTCTGCTTGCGTTAGTGCTCTTAAGGTTGGGCCTTTGCTGTCATCATCGTGAACTCTCTGGTTCTAGAGAAAGAGAGGCTTAAGTAGATAAGTGGCAGTGTCCTCAATCGAAACATCTTGCCCTGACATAGCTCCAGGTGTGaacgtttttcaaaaaacaagtaaaaaggcatttaccGCCTAGGCCGCCACCATtctgtgaaaattggataacttatgcacccatatTCGACACGCGCATTGAGTggttaataaatataagtcactgttcaatgtagaacaaaatattggtctttttggcaactatatatccaaatatgaatcgatcttaaccatataggacactgatgtcgaaaagcctaacataagtcactgcttcaaatttcaacgaaatcggataataaatgcgctttttatagggccaagactttaaatggagagagctatatctaaatatagatcgatctgaaatatattttgggtggatgtcgggaggcttaaaacaacacacagtttaaaatttccgCGAAACGGATAAAAAactaagcttttatgggcttcaaaccctttgtcgacagatcggtctatatggcagctatatctaaatgtcatccgatctgaaccacattaagGTCGGGTAACGGGAGgctcaatacaactcactgtttcaaatttcagcaaaatcgggtaataaaaaaaacttttataggcttcagccCCTCATCGGCAGagcggtatatatagcagccgatctgaaccacatttaggtcgaatgttgggaggcctaaaactactcactgtttcaaatttcagcgaaatcggataaaaaaatcttttatgggcttcagaccctttatcgggagatcggtccatatggcagctacatccatatgacagctatatccaaatatatgtcgggaggcttgaaataactcactgtttcaaatttcagcgaaatctggtaataaataaaacttttatgggcttcagaccctttatcggcagatctgtctatatgacagctatatctaaatatagttcgatctgaaccatatttgggtcagatgtcaagAGGTCTAAaacttctcactgtttcaaatttcagcgaaatcggataaaaagcaaagcatttatgggcattagaccttttagctacagatcggtctatatagcagctatatccaaatatggttcgattag
This Stomoxys calcitrans chromosome 2, idStoCalc2.1, whole genome shotgun sequence DNA region includes the following protein-coding sequences:
- the LOC106095799 gene encoding serine/threonine-protein kinase greatwall isoform X2, producing MDNFEIHVIEKTGDGGEERFQNKLENTTENEVDKDDMENVAHNNHTTEWKTPKKSNILLEGEKLLDKINILTTKPENTSSSTKLPTIKDFVIIKPISRGAFGKVFLGYKNNDHSRLFAIKVMRKSEMINKNMVSQVITERNALALSRSPFCVNLFYSLQSLSYVYLVMEYMVGGDLKSLLTMYGYLDEAAARFYVAEVALALQYLHEHGIIHRDIKPDNMLISATGHVKLTDFGLSKIEMRKGERDLEISDLINCSPNLNARTPGQLLSLTSHLSFGSEKKLDCGTGTSNFINTINKHNNIMESSDSEADTSLNDAEKTNDSKISGVSPFFSAEEINVSIAATHTCNYNNLIDSSSSYHTCASVDITKFSPPLERDEYVSASNIPAPTQKHVEFADNNNASRAYCNGCKHDFDKENICNKNLAKVENADDTSFEFSMMRRRSIDERIRSSKPQEDSGVSSRKSDYSNSNVNIETTTSSIDKAENMCNSRDDYSCSDYSKSYNINNTNEISGIRMHSPFRNISRNFKRPELQSSFRGLKRKINLINRSENNSSLDIDGCIGSASTGLTQEIDILDIGSSTPKKRKAKSPIRGVLKVRSLSDEDMPQHIHDNVANVVFSTPVSSQKLPRRDGGLLGKLKATRFALPLSIETKKMEQLTEKTSGVQYLKMAHDDPTMSPINLNPNTLPKTPKNINTPFRTPKSVRRGGGGRHSSERILGTPDYLAPELLLKQGHGPAVDWWALGVCFYEFLTGIPPFNDETPQKVFDNILNKNIEWPEGDEALSPSAMEAVELLLTMDPTERPAAKEVQQMEFFSSIDWENMENEEPPFVPTPENPTDTGYFEARNNLQHLKLSNFALED
- the LOC106095799 gene encoding serine/threonine-protein kinase greatwall isoform X6; its protein translation is MDNFEIHVIEKTGDGGEERFQNKLENTTENEVDKDDMENVAHNNHTTEWKTPKKSNILLEGEKLLDKINILTTKPENTSSSTKLPTIKDFVIIKPISRGAFGKVFLGYKNNDHSRLFAIKVMRKSEMINKNMVSQVITERNALALSRSPFCVNLFYSLQSLSYVYLVMEYMVGGDLKSLLTMYGYLDEAAARFYVAEVALALQYLHEHGIIHRDIKPDNMLISATGHVKLTDFGLSKIEMRKGERDLEISDLINCSPNLNARTPGQLLSLTSHLSFGSEKKLDCGTGTSNFINTINKHNNIMESSDSEADTSLNDAEKTNDSKISGVSPFFSAEEINVSIAATHTCNYNNLIDSSSSYHTCASVDITKFSPPLERDEYVSASNIPAPTQKHVEFADNNNASRAYCNGCKHDFDKENICNKNLAKVENADDTSFEFSMMRRRSIDERIRSSKPQEDSGVSSRKSDYSNSNVNIETTTSSIDKAENMCNSRDDYSCSDYSKSLDIDGCIGSASTGLTQEIDILDIGSSTPKKRKAKSPIRGVLKVRSLSDEDMPQHIHDNVANVVFSTPVSSQKLPRRDGGLLGKLKATRFALPLSIETKKMEQLTEKTSGVQYLKMAHDDPTMSPINLNPNTLPKTPKNINTPFRTPKSVRRGGGGRHSSERILGTPDYLAPELLLKQGHGPAVDWWALGVCFYEFLTGIPPFNDETPQKVFDNILNKNIEWPEGDEALSPSAMEAVELLLTMDPTERPAAKEVQQMEFFSSIDWENMENEEPPFVPTPENPTDTGYFEARNNLQHLKLSNFALED
- the LOC106095799 gene encoding serine/threonine-protein kinase greatwall isoform X1 produces the protein MDNFEIHVIEKTGDGGEERFQNKLENTTENEVDKDDMENVAHNNHTTEWKTPKKSNILLEGEKLLDKINILTTKPENTSSSTKLPTIKDFVIIKPISRGAFGKVFLGYKNNDHSRLFAIKVMRKSEMINKNMVSQVITERNALALSRSPFCVNLFYSLQSLSYVYLVMEYMVGGDLKSLLTMYGYLDEAAARFYVAEVALALQYLHEHGIIHRDIKPDNMLISATGHVKLTDFGLSKIEMRKGERDLEISDLINCSPNLNARTPGQLLSLTSHLSFGSEKKLDCGTGTSNFINTINKHNNIMESSDSEADTSLNDAEKTNDSKISGVSPFFSAEEINVSIAATHTCNYNNLIDSSSSYHTCASVDITKFSPPLERDEYVSASNIPAPTQKHVEFADNNNASRAYCNGCKHDFDKENICNKNLAKVENADDTSFEFSMMRRRSIDERIRSSKPQEDSGVSSRKSDYSNSNVNIETTTSSIDKAENMCNSRDDYSCSDYSKSSYNINNTNEISGIRMHSPFRNISRNFKRPELQSSFRGLKRKINLINRSENNSSLDIDGCIGSASTGLTQEIDILDIGSSTPKKRKAKSPIRGVLKVRSLSDEDMPQHIHDNVANVVFSTPVSSQKLPRRDGGLLGKLKATRFALPLSIETKKMEQLTEKTSGVQYLKMAHDDPTMSPINLNPNTLPKTPKNINTPFRTPKSVRRGGGGRHSSERILGTPDYLAPELLLKQGHGPAVDWWALGVCFYEFLTGIPPFNDETPQKVFDNILNKNIEWPEGDEALSPSAMEAVELLLTMDPTERPAAKEVQQMEFFSSIDWENMENEEPPFVPTPENPTDTGYFEARNNLQHLKLSNFALED